TGCTGCAATGGACTTTCTCCTTATAAAGCCCATGAGAGGCTAGGAAGGAACCAGAAATAAGCCTGGTAAATCGAACCATTCATAGAATAGCACTGACATAGCAAAAATAAGCAGGAGGAATTAGACATTACAATGGCACTTCATAATGGAAATAAAGGGGACAAGTTAGATGGCAACAAAGCAAAAACAAAAACAGGGCTTTAAACTACAAATGAATAAGCAAGTCTATCAGGAGCAAGCTCAAAAATATGAGCCCAAACGAAATATTTTGCTAAACTGCTTTCGTGCTTTCTGGGTAGGTGGAGCAATTTGTTTGCTAGGGCAAATCATTCAGAATCTCTATATCGCTTTCATGCATCTGGACGCAGAAAAGGCTGCCGGACCAACCTCCATTACTCTTATTTTTATCTCTGTTTTATTAACTGGATTTGGTATTTATGACAATATCGGTCAATATGCCGGGGCTGGTTCAGCAGTTCCCATTACAGGTTTTGCTAATTCTATGTCATCTGCTGCCATTGAACATCGCAGTGAAGGCTATGTGCTTGGTGTAGCTGGCAACATGTTTAAACTGGCAGGTGCTGTTATCGTTTATGGAGTTACAGCAGCTTTTATTTTTGGAATGCTGCGAGTGATATTAAATATGTTCTACTAAAACGAGGTGAAAACAGTGAGTACGGCAACGAAAGGTAAAAATAGAGTTAGTCAGCAAACGTGGAGATTCAACGAGGATGTTCGGATTCAGGGAAGTGCGGTGGTTGTAGGGCCTAAGGAAGCAGAAGGACCACTAAAAGATTTATTTGATAAAAGTTATGACGATATGTACGCAGGTCAGGATTCCTGGGAAAAAGCCGAAAAAAAGCTAATGGAGGACGCCATTACTTTTGCAATTAAGAAAGCTAATTTGAAAAAAAATCAAATCGATCAGATTATCGCAGGTGATCTGCTTAATCAAAATATCACCGTTAGCTTTACGGCTGAAAAAATGCAATTTCCTACACTTGGCATGTACGGGGCATGTTCCTCCTCGATGCTGACACTCTCAACCGCTACGGCCCTAGTCAATGCAAGATATTCTAACTATATAGTAGCCGCGTGCAGCAGCCATAACGCAACAGCCGAACGGCAATTCCGTTATCCGACTGAATATGGTGGACAAAAGCCTCCTCATTCACAAGTTACAGTTACCGGAGCAGGCGCAGCAGTTGTAGGGATAGGGGGAAAGGGACCTAGGATCACCTATTCTACAGTCGGCAAAGTAATAGATATGGGAATTACAGACCCTTTTGCAATGGGAGCCGCGATGGCGCCTGCCGCTGTTTCTACGATCGCCACTCATTTTATTGATACGGGACGTAGCCCATCTGATTATGATCTCATTGTCACAGGAGATTTGGGGAGCGTGGGCTATGCCATTTGCAAAGATATGCTAGCGAAAGAAGGCTATAACGTTGAAGGTGTGTACAATGACTGCGGCCTTATGATTTATCCACTTGACGAGGAAGTGTTTGCAGGGGCGAGTGGATGCGCCTCAAGTGCCAGCGTAACCTACAGCTATATTATGAAGCAGCTTCAATCTGGCGAATTGAAAAAGGTGCTTGTGTGCGCAACCGGTGCATTACTTAGTCCCACCAGTACACAACAGGGAAATTCAATCCCGTGTATCGCTCACGCAGTAGCATTTGAAGGAGGAGAGTAATCGTGGAATACCTTATTGCCTTTATCATAGGAGGTATAATCTGTGTGGTTGGGCAGATCATGTTAGATGTAGCTAAAATAACACCTGCCCATGTCATGGTTACATTAGTAGTCTCAGGTGTGGTGCTTGATTTTATTGGAATCTACGATGGTTTTATTAAATTTGCAGGTGCAGGTGCTACTGTGCCAATTATCAGCTTTGGACATTCACTGTACCACGGTGCCTTACAGGAGTTAAATCAAACCGGTGCCATTGGAGTAGCGAGCGGGATGTTTGAGGTACCAGCGGCTGGTATTACTGCGGCCATTGCTTTTAGTTTTCTTGCTTCTCTGGTGTTCAAACCAAAAGGATAAGAATTTTTGGCGGAGGAGGCGGTTCGATGAATCAGGCTCGACGCCGCGTTATCATCATCACAGACGGTGACCACATCGCTCAGAGGGTAATAGAAGAAGTAGCCCGACAAATCGGGGGAAGATGCATTTCATTATCCGCGGGAAATCCAACACTACTGTCAGGAGAGCAGATGGTAACCCTTATTAAGCAGACACCTTATGATCCGGTGCTAGTAATGTTTGATGACAATGGGAATTACGGTTTTGGACGTGGAGAAAGGGCTATTTGTTTTGTGGCGAAGCATCCAGACATTGAAGTGTTAGGGGCAGTAGCAGTTGCCTCCAATACGAAATGGGTAACAGGTACTAAAGTGAAATATTCGGTTACGAAACAAGGAATAGTGGTGGAGGATGCTGTCGACAAGGATGGGGTTGTCCATAAGGAACTTCAGCATCGAATTTACGGCGATACAGTTGATATTCTAAATGCATGTGATATTACCCACATAATTGGGATTGGCGACATCGGAAAAATGGACGGCAGGGACCACATTAATAAAGGCTGTCCGATTACTAAAAAAGCAATCGAGTGGATTATGGAAAGGAGTGGATATCGTGTCGGAGGATAAACAGGACAAGCAGCCTATAGTCTCTAGCCTTGAAGAAAATAGGGCGTTTCTTGATGACAAGCTAGGGGTAGGCACAACGTTTGATATTGGCGTCCATGATATAAAAGTAGGTCGTACCCGAGTTAGTCTGTATTATATTAATGGCTTTGCGGATAGCACAATCGTAACGTTAATTTTACAAGACCTCAATAATGTAAAAGAACGGGAAACGAGCGAGGATGGCTGGAAAATATTTTATCAGAAATATGTCCCTTTCTTTCAAATATCCAAGATAAAAACGTGTAATGAATTCATGGATAAAGTTTTGGTTGGTCAAATCGGGATGCTGATTGATGGTGAGGATACAGCTCTGATGATCGATGCAAAAATTTATTTGACTCGTACACCAGAGGAACCAGATACTGAACGCGTTGTACGAGGAGCTCATGATGGTTTTACAGAAAGTCTAGTTTCCAATACCTCGCTTACTCGGCGCCGTATACGTGATGAGCGTTTGCGTTTTGAAATTATGCAGGTCGGGGAACGCTCGAAAACAGATGTTGCGATCGCTTATCTGGCAGATGTTGCTAATCCGCAGTTAGTGGAAAAATTAAAATCAAAGATTCAGGAGATCCAAATCGATGGAATTCCCATGTCAGAGAAAACCGTTGAAGAGTTTATTATTGGAAAATCGTTTAATCCATTCCCTATGGTACGTTATACAGAACGTCCGGACGTAGCGGCCATTCATTTGCTTGAGGGACATGTCCTAATTTATGTAGATACATCACCGAGTGTCATCATCACTCCTGCTACCTACTTTCATCATGTACAGCATGCGGAGGAATACAGGCAAACACCAGTTGTTGGAGCATATCTACGCTGGGTACGTTTTCTAGGGATTATTGCCTCTTTACTGTTACCGCCCTTATGGCTGCTATTAGTGATGCATACGGAGTATATCCCTCCTCATCTGGAATTTCTCGGTGTGAAGAATCAAGGTTCTATTCCCATCATGATACAGTTTTTATTAGCTGAGCTTGGACTCGATTTAATGAGGATGGCAGCGGTCCATACTCCTGCACCGCTTTCTATTGCAATGGGACTGATTGCAGCTATTTTAATTGGGGAGATTGCCATCAAGGTAGGCCTGTTCTCGCCAGAAGTAATCTTGTATCTAGCTGTTGCGGCAATTGGAACCTATGCAACTCCAAGCTATGAACTCAGCATGGCCAACCGGCTGGTCCGGTTACTATTACTGGTAACTACTGGACTTTTTGGATTGCAAGGCTATATGTTTGGCTGTGCCTTTGTTTTACTTGTCCTTGCGATGACCAGATCGATTGATACCCCTTATTTGTGGCCATTAATTCCGTTTAATTATGAGGGATTTAAGGAAATTGTACTACGCAAGGCTGTGCCATATCAGGAGAAACGGCCGAAAATTGTTCGTTCCCAAAATCCAGACAGACAATAGCAAAGTAGACATAGTTATATATCTCTTGGATTTGGTTACTTGCTGTGGTATATTAATGCTTAAAAATTAGATATACGAATAAAACATACAAAGGATATAGCAAGCCACGAGAATGTGGCTTCGCTATATCCTTCCTAAAAGAGTCAAAATACATGGAAAAGACAGAATAGCTTTATACAATGATAGGGAAAGTGGATGAGGGGGCAAAGGTTATGTTTTTGCATGGCACAAGTCGCATCAATGAAAAAGGGCATCTTGAAATTGGGGGATGTGATACTACCAAACTAGTAGAGCAATATCAGACTCCATTGTACGTCTATGATGAAACATTAATTCGGGAAAAGTGCCGTGCTTTTGTAGAGGCCTTTCAGCAAAGCGGGTTTGCCTTCCAAGTAGCCTATGCCAGTAAAGCTTTTTGTACGATGGCAATGTGCAAGTTGATAGAAGAGGAAGGATTATCTCTGGATGTAGTTTCTGCTGGAGAATTATATACGGCATTGGCAGCAGGGTTTCCGGCAGAACGAATTCATTTCCACGGGAATAATAAAACCATGCAGGAATTAATTATGGCTCTAGAAGCCAATATTGGCTGTTTCGTGGCAGATAATTTTTATGAATTAGAGATGCTGCATGACCTTGCCAAAGAACGTGGATTGACAGCTAATGTGTTGTTGCGTCTTACACCAGGCGTAGAAGCACACACACATGAATATATATCCACTGGACAGCAGGACTCCAAATTTGGATTTGATATGATAAGCAATCAAGCGATGAAGGCGATTGAAGTAGCGCAGGAAAGCCAAGCTTTGCATTTACTTGGTATCCATTGTCATATAGGGTCGCAGATTTTTGAAACGGATGGTTTTTTATTAGCTATTCAGCGGCTGACGGAATTTTTAGCAGATGTTAGACAGGAGTTAGGCTTTACCTGTCAGGTATTTAATGTCGGAGGCGGTTTTGGTATTCGCTATGTGGAAGGAGATACACCCCTTGTAGCAAAAGATTATATTGAAGCAATTGCAAATAGCGTTCGTACAGAATTTATCAAGCATAACCTGCCCTTCCCAGAAATTTGGATTGAACCTGGACGAAGCATTATTGGAGATGCTGGGACAACCTTGTATACCATTGGGGCAACGAAGGAAATTCCTAATGTCCGAAAATATGTTGCAATTGATGGGGGAATGACTGATAACCTGCGTCCGGCTTTGTATCAGGCTAAATATGAGGCCTGTGTCGCTAATCGCTTACATGAGCCTGCTACAGAATTGGTTTCGATAGCAGGTAAATGCTGTGAATCAGGAGATATGCTAATCTGGGACATTTGTCTATCCGCACATCAGCCAGGAGATATTTTAGCAGTTTCTAGTACCGGTGCTTATGGATATGCAATGGCAAATAACTATAATCGAATCACCCGCCCTGCTGTTGTATTTGTTAAGGACGGAGAGGCTGAATTGGTGGTCCAGCGTGAATCATTAATGGATCTGATTCGAAATGATCGCCTGTATACGAAGGTCTCTCTATAAAAAGGATGACAAAGTACCTCAAGGAAAAGAGATATCAGCTATTGAATCTCTTTTTTTGCTTTGTACAATGATAACTTGCTATTAGGAATTGAACAAGATAAGATAAAAGGGATAAAGACTGCTACGTTCTTTGAGCGGGTGGCTACTTATTTACCCTCTTGTAAGGGAATGGAAATATTGGAGGTATATACATATGAAAAAAGGTCAAATTACCCTAGAAAACGGCAATAAGGTTGTTATTGAATTCTTTGATAAAGAAGCTCCTGGCACCGTTGCAAACTTTGAAAAGCTAGCAAATGAAGGCTTTTACAATGGCCTAACCTTCCACCGTGTTATCCCAGGATTTGTTGCACAAGGCGGTTGCCCGCACGGAACAGGAACTGGCGGCCCTGGATACACAATCAAATGTGAAACACAAGGTAACCCACACAAACACGTTCGTGGTGCATTGTCGATGGCACATGCAGGTAAAGATACAGGCGGCAGCCAATTCTTTATCGGCTATGATGCATTCCCGCATCTAGACGGCGTTCATACTGTATTCGGGCAAATTATCGAAGGCATGGAGCATGTGGACAAAATTCAGCAAGGCAATAAAATGACTGAAGTGAAGGTTTGGGAAGAATAGTTCCCAGTCAATCATAATGAATCCCCTAGTGAAGGTGTTACCCCTTGCTAGGGGATTTATTTTTTTATATGCTTTCTTTCTTTTACAGGTAAACAGTTGAATACGAAATTCATTTCATCTTTTTTAAAAAAAGCCTATTTATCTGGATTAGTTACAAACTATCGTTCCTCAATCCTTCCCGACATTATATTAAATCCCTATAAAAATGAGATATCAAATAAAAGCTGTCATCTTTTCTTATTTCAGAAAAAAACTACTTTTTATAAAAAAGTATTATTTAATCTAATAATTTTTATTGTTATTTACATATATATACAATAAAGTTAGAATTAAGTTAAGATCAATAAAGGAATCCATGTACTTATTTATAAATTATGGAAGGGGATAAACATGAGTGTAAGTCTAACTTTCACAACATTGGGGGAACTGATAAGGAAGAAAAGAATTGAAATGGGAATTAGCTTATCGGAATTAGGGAGAATGATAGGGATTAGTAAAGGGGTTTTATCAAAGATTGAATCTGGAGATACGAAACGTCCAGAGCTTCGGACATTAAAACCGATTGCAGATGCTTTAGAAATTCCTTATGAAGAGATCATTGAGTGCTATGTTGAAATAGAACATCGAATCGAAGTCTTAAATGATATATTGCAATTGTGTCTTGAAGTCTCAAGTTCTTCTTTGACGACTAAGGTGGCAACGAAATTCCTTGAAAATTCTAAGGAAGAAACATATGTATTATTAGAGCAGGTATATAATCTAGCCAATAAAGCCGTAAACAATGAGGTTAGATTGTCGCTGTACAATACAATTATTAAATATGCAAGAGTACACGGCATTCCCATGTACATAGCCAAACCGTCATTACAAAAATACCTAATCGAAAGACAAGATTTAAAAAAGATGGAGGAGTCATTTAAAATTGGTGAAGAGGTTGTTCACTATGCAGATTTTTTGACTGAAGAGGAGCGGATCATTTTATATTTTAGAATGGCGCTTCAAGCATATGCTATAAAAAAATACGAAACATGTATTGAACTATGTCAAGCTGGAATTACTCTTGAAAAAAAGGATACTGAGCTGAAGGCTAGAGCATATTTAGCTATGATTAACTCATATTCTGATTTACATAATTATGACTCTGTTGAAGATTTGATTGATATTTTCGAAAATTTTAAACATGAATTTGTTCGAGAATCATCCATGATTACACGAGCTATCACTAAAGCTAAAAAGAAAGAGTATGAGATAGCGATTCCTATGTTAAAAAAATTTATTGATGAATTAAGTAAGGATAATAAAATACATGTAGTAAATGAACTGCTTGGGATATATGTTCATTTTAACATTGTTGAGTCAATACATGAAATAATAAACAGAGAAAGGGAATTACTTCCGGATAATGCATATACACCGTATAAATTAACATCACTTGCAAGATATTACCGTCAAAAAGCTGCTTTTCAAATAAGCAAAGGACTTCTAGAAGAAGGTATGGATAGCTACATTAACAGCATAACGACATACGGGAAAATAAATGATTATAACGAGATAGTAGAATGCTTACAGAAAATTTTCGAATATTTCTCGAAAAATTCAAAGCCAATTGATTTGCACTATGTAAAACAGTTAGAAGAAGCGTATAATGAAATAAATGGAAAAAAGAGTAAGTGAAAGGAGGATTCCAATGAGGAAAAAAATTGTTCTAATGTTATTAACTTTAGGATTAATTACAAATATGGGTTTTGCCTTGGTTAAAACAGATGAGGCAAATAATCTGAACACTTTCAGTATGCGTGCTAATAATGCTGATCCGGGCTATTGATACTTTTGTTACTTTCGAGCGCTACAAAATAGCGTTCTTTTTTTATGTTTTTTCATCAATATTTTGTCGTATTTTGTAAAACGTTTCAAGCTAATGGTTTTTAGAGGAAAAATTAGAACGGGATGGTAAAATGATGCTCAGGAGGAAGAAAGGAGGTGCCATCTTTAGTCTATTTAATGTATCAACTAAAAAGGGCGTTCCCCCTGTCGCTAAACTTACGGGAACACCCCTTCCTTGAGCAACAATAAATGTTACTCAAGTACATTTTACCACTCACTTACAAAATATGAAAACAGAAAATTCTCAACTAAAAAATGATTTACAGAAGCTTATAGAACTCCTCCGTAAAGAATTAGAGATGTTGTATTACAAAGAAGGCTCATTTGTACACCCAACCGTACTACAAATGAGCCAACAACTAGATGAGTACATCGTTATGTTTGAGAAGATTAGACATTAGTTGGTCGAATATGAAGAAGCTGTACGGGAAACTTTACAAAGCCCAGTAGGGGGAATAATTATAAAGCCGTTTTTCAGCTATTCACTAAAGACCTCTAGCTGTATTAATCTGGTCGATTTTCGGATGATGAGGGATAGTTAGATTCATCTATTGGATGTTTACTACCATGTTTATCCCTTTTTCTTAAACTGATTGAATCCATCAAAGGAAATAATCCAATACCTACGATAAGTAAAACAATACCAATCCCAAAGTACAAAAAGTTCATCTTATTCCCTCCCATTTCATATTTGAATATTAAGGAGCTGAAAAAATGAAGCGATTTTTTGCCTTGACTTCCATTTTAGCATTGTCCATTATTGGCACAAGTCCTGTATATGCTGATGAAACTTATGTTTCAAAATTAAAACCGGACATTGGAGCCACATACACATATTATCAAGATGTAGAAGATGGTTCTCCAGATTATTTGAACGGTTATGAAACTTTCTCTTTTAGACATTATGATACCATAAAAAGAATAAGCAAAGATACGATTGAATTCCAAAGAGCCGATTTTACAAAAGCTAAGGCTTCAGATGATGGTGTCTCTTATGGAATTTATCTGGTTGTTGACAGTGCAGGCGGTGGGGAAAATACCACTACTTATAATGATATTTTTTGTGATGGCTTAACTAGTGGAAACAAAAAATTCGATACAGGTGTCAAGCTAAAAACAACCGCAAGAGCGCTTGCGTATACAGAATCAAGAGTGTTTGCACATGCAAATGGTTGTGGAGCTGGTGACTCATATTTTGTTAGAAATAAATACGTTTATCAGCCTTAATAAAACATCTAAATAAGGAGAACATTCTATGAAAAAACACTTTGCTGGTGCATTATTAACCTTAGCTTTATTGAGTATAGGTTTCTCTGTCTCAGCCAATGTTGAGAACAAACCAGTACAAGGATACAAAATAAGAAGTGAAGAACCATCTAAGGTAGTCACATTGCAAACTATTCAAAATGATTTAGGTTTTATTATGCCTAAATATGTACCAGAGAGTCTTACCTTGAAATCTGTAGTACAGAATGATCCCCCTAGAGAAATTACAGCTAGTGAATTGCAAAATAGGCTTAAAACATACGATATTTTTTATTCTGGTTCATGCGAAAAAGGAAAGGTATGTAACTCTCTATATATGATTGTTACAGAAGGAAATATGCATATTGGTGGAGCCGTTAAAGAAACGGAGATTAATGGCTCAAAGGCTGAAATTCAAGAAAATGAAAACGTCATTAACTTGTCTTGGAAGTATAAAGGTCTAACATACTGGGTACTGGCTAAAAAATCAGAAACATTAACACGTGAAGAAGTTTTAAAATTCGCTAATTCTATCGTAGAGTAAAGTCTAAACGTCCGAGTGACATTTGTGCCCCAACACAATTGCAGGATGAAGTAGATCATTGAGTTGTTTGGCTCAAGAGTGATCTACTTCTTTCTTTTTTTAATCCTAGCCTACAAAATAAATACATAACCAGCATCTCAATCATATTTTAAATTCCTCACCGTAATCCTGGCATGTATGTCACTAATCCTACCCTTACTGTAACAGCGGCCGGAATTTTTATATCCTCTAACTTTGTTTTTGGGTGGATTTTCATTCGTTAGTTCTGAATTACTTATAAGGATTTACAACACTGGAGGTAGTTGTGATCATCTTTTTTGTGGTAGTTCAACCATACTATCAGTTAGCAGAAGAAAGCGGAAATTGTCTGATAAAAACAGCTTTTATAATCCATTCTCTAAAAAACATAGAATTGCTTATAGTAGTTTAGGGAATGTCGATCTGCTTACTAGAACAAAAGAACTTAGAATGAATGTATATTTTGTTACCGATCATATTGACACCGAATCATTCATTACAAATTGCCAATAGGTATTGTTTTAAAATTATAAATTAGAGGAGCAACTTTTATTCTTATACTGAAAACTATTTTTCAAAGTAAGCAAAAGAGAATCTAAAAATGAATTCATAAAATGTAAGATTTTGGTGGAAAAAGAAAGGGTATTTAAAGACGTGGAACGAAATAACAATAAAAATAGGGTGTTTTGACCAGAGAAAGGGGAAATTTTATGTTAGAGCTAATACAAGTTGTGACTTATTCCAACGATAAAAAGAAAATTCTTGAAAAAGAACCTCTTCCCAAAATAGGTTTTAATAGTGTCATGGAAGTAGCTAAATATCTTTATTTAGAAGAAGAGCTTGATTTAAAACATTGCATAGATGAACATCTGGTTTCAGAAGATTGGTTTGAGCATGGCGATGATTTTTTTAATGAAACTGGTTATAAATATACGAAACATTATTATTTCATTAACAACTTCCAAGAAATAAAAGATATTAGTTTGAAAACAGCAATGGAAATAGTAGATTCATTATATTTGATAGAAGAACACACACGCAAAATAAAAAATGAGGTTTATGACGTTGAAAAGAGATTTGCAGATGATGCGTATTTAGATAATATCAAATATTTAATCGATATTATTAAAATTAAGAAGAATGTTCTTTTGCGATATGGCTATTCTCAAACGAAAACAGCTGAAATGATGAAGGGTTTATATTATAACACGAATAATTTCGGGAGATAAGCAATGACATTGGTATTTTAACTATTATGGATTTGGAGGAATAAATATGGCAAAGAACACTACAAAAGATTTCATAAAGTCTATAGAGCAAAAAGCATTTATTATCCAAGAAGGAGGGGACGAGTTTAGATTTAGAAATTACATATGAGCAGCAGATATATTTTTTGACAAACATCAAAAGTACACAACAGATAGAGAATTTTTCTTGAAATTCATAGCGGACAAAGTGATAAGTCCAAACGAGGATGAAGACATATTTCAAAGATTAAGTTTACTCCAAGATAAAAATTTAATAGAACTAGGGTGTCTGTATGTTAATGGAAATGCAAAGTTTAAAGGTTATTTTGAAGAAATAAATGATCAAGATGATTTTTTCATACGGTTTAAACTAGCATTGGATAGCTATAAAAAGGTAGAAAATGATTTACACAATCAAAAGATGGAAAAAATTCTAGGGGTTCAGAGATTGAAAGGGCTGGATACTATTACAAAACTTGCACAGCAAGTATCTAGCCCCTATTCAAGTATTCGTGATCTAAATGTTGTTTATCCTGAAATGCACCTATTAAAGCATATAAGTCAATATGAAAAGACATTTAATGATTTTTCAAGAGTAATGTCTCTCGGTAAAAATATTAAGGATACATTATATTATGGGTCATTGGCTACCAAGGCAATGCAAATTCCAAATGTAGAATTGCGAAAATTTCCTGATTTTAATAAGGCTTACAATATTACAAGAGTTGCTTTAGAAGCATTTAAGTCAAGTAGTGAGATAAGCAGTGCAACTTCATTAAGATATAATTTTGATATTTACAATAGTATAAAAAACAACTTGGATTATCTAGTAGAAAATAGCAGGATAAATAATACTATTTTGGAAACAGCGAGAAAATCTGCTTTTAGTTTATCATCTTTAGAAACATATGCTCATCATTTTAGATCATATCTAAATTTTGATGATTTTGATGAAGATAGCTTCCCTGAAAAGGAATTAATACATTCAACTTTAGATACTGAATTGGAAGACTCAGGATTCTTTGAGTCTAAATTATCAGCAGAAGAGAAGTTAGAAGCATTAGACCAAAAATTGCAAAGTCCTACTGAAAGACCAGAATGGGTAAATCAAGTTTTGTTATGGTTTACAATTCATATTGTTAATTATTTAATACTCTTAATAATTAGCAGTTCTATTTCTGGCAGCTTTAGTGCAGCAGTTCCATCAATAGATTCTGCTATGTTCATTACTTTACTATGGCAAAAGCCTTTTCGATATTCAAAAAAAGACAAGCTCGAAGTAAAGGAAAACCCGTGGCATCGTTCAAAGACGATTGCTTATCTTGAAAAGGAGCAAGAGGTTGTTTTCATGAGAAAACGAAAAGATTGGTCTTATGTGGAATTTAAATACAAAAACGAAAGAAAAAGTGGATGGGTTCTATCAAGATACTTGGAAAGAAAATAACATTTATAATATTTTGATAGGAATTTTATTATGGATATGAGCAAGAGATGATGGAATATAATTATCCCTGAGTTGAAATAAAAGTCCTCAATTACATCGTAAATTTTATTATTAATAGTATCTTTTACACGTTGATTTAAAAAATCAAAATTTTGATCGTATAAAATTTATAAGGGCGTATGTATAACCCGCATGGAACAGGAACTGGCGGCCCTGGATACACAATCAAATGTGAACACAAGGTAACCCACACAAACACGTTCGTGGTGCATTGTCGATGGCACATGCAGGTAAAGATACAGGCGGCAGC
The nucleotide sequence above comes from Brevibacillus laterosporus LMG 15441. Encoded proteins:
- a CDS encoding DUF4367 domain-containing protein, which encodes MKKHFAGALLTLALLSIGFSVSANVENKPVQGYKIRSEEPSKVVTLQTIQNDLGFIMPKYVPESLTLKSVVQNDPPREITASELQNRLKTYDIFYSGSCEKGKVCNSLYMIVTEGNMHIGGAVKETEINGSKAEIQENENVINLSWKYKGLTYWVLAKKSETLTREEVLKFANSIVE